The Pyrus communis chromosome 2, drPyrComm1.1, whole genome shotgun sequence genome includes a window with the following:
- the LOC137725726 gene encoding nuclear transport factor 2 encodes MASSYPGAVSAVQVGSYFVTQYYQILQKKPDVVHQFYSDGSSMIRIDGDATESAAGILQIHSLVVSLGVTSIEIQTINSSDSWDGGILVMVKGFVKTRESSGKRKFVQTFFLAPQDKGYFVLNDMLQFIEDEVAFQHPEPIQSESRFDMQLSASSPLPEPPVSDYVYEEDPREYVNSVDVEDDPVDKYSLPEQQVQQDFETEVVVEETPAEETYSSFQSVVNNVQDEPAAAVEEPVGEPQKKTYASILRVAKEPSAPVAAPQPYNRSAQTSSEWSYTPQPAVEQSNSAQSFVPESGAEATEEGYALEEEGELLKSVYVRNLPPTVSEDEIEEEFKNFGQIRPDGVFVRARKEIGVCYAFVEYEDIASVHNALKASPIHLAGRQVYIEERRPNSAGAAARGRGRGRGRGGYQTDATRGRFGGRGSGRGSYQDGDYNRPRGNGFHQRGTR; translated from the exons ATGGCGAGTTCTTATCCGGGAGCTGTTAGTGCTGTTCAG GTGGGTTCGTACTTTGTGACCCAGTACTATCAGATTCTTCAAAAGAAACCCGATGTTGTTCATCAGTTCTACTCTGATGGAAGCTCCATGATTCGTATCGATGGCGATGCAACGGAATCTGCTGCCGGTATACTG CAAATTCATTCACTCGTAGTATCTCTAGGTGTTACCTCAATTGAGATCCAGACAATCAATTCCAGTGATTCTTGGGATGGAGGTATTCTTGTGATGGTTAAAGGGTTTGTTAAAACAAGGGAATCAAGTGGAAAGAGGAAATTTGTCCAGACTTTCTTTCTGGCTCCCCAGGACAAAGGTTATTTTGTTCTCAATGATATGCTTCAGTTCATTGAGGATGAAGTTGCTTTCCAACATCCTGAACCCATACAGTCAGAAAGCAGATTTGATATGCAACTTAGCGCTTCTAGCCCCCTTCCGGAACCACCAG TTTCTGACTATGTTTATGAGGAGGATCCCAGGGAGTATGTGAACTCTGTTGATGTAGAAGATGATCCAGTTGATAAGTATAGTCTCCCAGAGCAACAGGTGCAGCAAGATTTTGAGACTGAAGTTGTGGTGGAGGAAACTCCTGCAGAGGAGACATATTCTTCGTTTCAAAGTGTGGTAAACAATGTGCAAGACGAACCTGCTGCTGCTGTGGAGGAACCGGTGGGAGAGCCTCAAAAGAAAACTTACGCTTCTATA TTGCGGGTTGCTAAAGAACCGTCTGCACCAGTAGCAGCTCCACAACCTTATAATAGAAGTGCTCAAACTTCATCAGAGTGGAGTTACACACCTCAGCCTGCTGTTGAACAATCCAACTCTGCTCAGTCATTTGTGCCCGAGTCTGGGGCAGAAGCAACAGAGGAAGGTTATGCACTGGAGGAAGAAG GTGAACTTCTGAAATCTGTCTATGTAAGAAATTTGCCTCCTACGGTTTCTGAAGATGAGATTGAGGAGGAGTTTAAAAACTTTGGTCAAATTAGACCTGATGGGGTCTTTGTTAGGGCTCGCAAG GAAATTGGAGTCTGCTACGCTTTTGTTGAATATGAAGACATTGCTAGCGTTCACAATGCACTCaag GCATCTCCAATTCATTTAGCTGGAAGGCAAGTTTACATTGAGGAGCGGAGACCAAACAGCGCTGGAGCGGCAGCTCGAGGAA GAGGAAGGGGCAGAGGCAGAGGCGGTTACCAAACTGACGCCACAAGGGGGCGTTTTGGTGGCCGGGGTTCAGGCAGGGGTAGTTACCAGGATGGAGATTACAACAGACCAAGAGGCAATGGTTTCCATCAGCGTGGCACACGATAA
- the LOC137725727 gene encoding uncharacterized protein, whose amino-acid sequence MLLRSSSTPVIGSLLASYASESPNIISNHHSDPKPNTFHQHAPTKFSFHQPGYLNISHNSSPISHSSLDLDRHSLTGFRRAQSDGNLEGLAYASCDTEDQFFDSKLLNMFSARSKCTMLQTIPSPSLHKSGGYEDDEDDSDVEYEEEEEEEEFDEENVERVAAMEGKNVCLEEKVKNMSLTRDVKFLDKIWNTGFEEKRELASQEMYLARGLGFGGGSGGGGGSGSRGGGDVNWDGYDGDGGDDNHGAETHHKKLVEENPGNPLFLRNYAQFLYKTKRDLHGAEEYYHRAILADPNDGEVMALYAKLIWELHHDQERALSYYERAVQAAPQDSFVHAAYAGFLWEVEDDEDEAEAENDPRAMPSYLHEGIMASASA is encoded by the exons ATGTTGCTAAGGAGCTCATCAACCCCAGTGATTGGATCTCTCCTTGCATCATACGCCTCAGAAAGCCCTAACATCATCAGCAATCATCACTCagatcccaaaccaaacaccTTCCACCAACATGCTCCCACCAAGTTCTCATTCCACCAACCTGGATATCTCAACATCTCACACAACTCCTCACCAATCTCTCACTCCTCCCTTGATTTGGACCGGCATTCGCTAACCGGGTTCCGAAGGGCTCAGTCTGATGGGAACTTGGAAGGACTGGCCTATGCTTCTTGTGACACTGAGGATCAGTTCTTTGATTCAAAACTACTCAACATGTTCTCCGCAAGATCCAAGTGCACGATGCTGCAAACTATACCGTCTCCTTCGTTGCATAAGTCGGGTGGTTACGAGGACGATGAGGACGATAGTGATGTGGAAtacgaggaagaagaagaagaagaagagtttgATGAGGAGAATGTGGAGAGAGTGGCGGCGATGGAAGGCAAAAATGTTTGTTTAGAGGAGAAGGTGAAGAACATGAGCTTAACTCGGGATGTGAAGTTTTTGGACAAAATATGGAATACAGGGTTTGAGGAAAAAAGAGAGCTTGCGAGTCAAGAAATGTATCTTGCAAGGGGGCTAGGGtttggtggtggtagtggtggtggtggtggaagcGGTAGCCGCGGTGGTGGAGATGTTAATTGGGATGGCTATGATGGTGATGGAGGAGATGACAACCATGGGGCTGAGACGCATCACAAGAAGCTGGTTGAGGAAAATCCAGGCAACCCTTTGTTCCTTAGAAATTATGCTCAATTTTTGTATAAG ACCAAGAGAGATCTTCATGGGGCAGAGGAGTACTACCATAGAGCTATCCTAGCAGATCCTAATGATGGTGAAGTTATGGCTCTATACGCTAAGCTAATATGGGAGCTACACCATGACCAAGAGAGAGCCTTAAGCTACTATGAACGAGCAGTCCAAGCTGCACCTCAAGACAG CTTTGTCCACGCAGCATACGCCGGTTTTCTCTGGGAAGTAGAGGACGACGAGGACGAAGCTGAAGCGGAGAACGATCCTCGTGCCATGCCATCTTATCTTCATGAGGGAATCATGGCATCCGCAAGTGCCTAA
- the LOC137725939 gene encoding hypothetical protein At1g04090-like: protein MFGCKCFHWNQLTDLLPPEPEEPFSLPHPIPQWPPGEGFASGRINLGEIEVSKITRFEFIWACIPSEDKKKCVTFYKPAGIPDGFHSLGHYCQSKDKPLHGFVLVVKEAEFPETIDVGESVKLPALREPLDYMLVWSPDEGNEDNHGAYGYFWRPQPPEGYKAMGFLVTNKPDKPRLDEVRCIRADLTDRCETYRPVLNAITKFLNIPFQVWTTRPHHRGMMGKGVSAGTFFCSSDSNVGKDVHIGCLKNLNPKLPGMPNLDQIHSLIHHYGPTVFFHPEEIYLPSSVSWFFKSGALLYKTGMSDGEAIDGSGSNLPGGGSNDGGFWIDLPTGERREIIKRGNLESAELYVHVKPALGGTFTDIAMWVFCPFNGPATLKVGPLDFSLSKIGQHVGDWEHFTLRICNFSGELQSIYFSEHSGGKWVDAYDLEYTDGNKAIVYSSKNGHASYPYPGTYLQGSDKLGIGIRNDAARSNLSVDSSIRYVIVAAEYLGDGVVSEPDWLQFMREWGPTIVYNSRTDLDKVINVLPVVFKHRLENIFNKLPVELYGEEGPTGPKEKNNWVGDERS, encoded by the exons ATGTTCGGGTGCAAGTGCTTCCATTGGAATCAGCTCACAGATTTATTACCACCCGAGCCTGAAGAACCCTTCTCTCTGCCTCATCCCATTCCTCAATGGCCTCCAG GTGAAGGTTTTGCTTCTGGAAGAATCAATCTCGGAGAAATAGAGGTTTCCAAGATAACCAGATTTGAGTTTATCTGGGCCTGCATTCCATCGGAGGACAAGAAAAAATGTGTTACGTTTTATAAGCCAGCAGGAATACCTGATGGATTCCATAGCCTTGGTCATTATTGCCAATCCAAGGATAAACCTTtacacggttttgttcttgtggttAAAGAGGcagagtttccagaaacaattGATGTTGGGGAGAGTGTCAAGTTGCCGGCTCTCAGAGAGCCACTTGATTACATGTTAGTATGGAGCCCTGATGAGGGGAATGAGGACAATCATGGTGCATATGGTTATTTTTGGCGTCCTCAGCCACCAGAAGGTTACAAAGCAATGGGCTTTTTAGTGACTAACAAGCCTGATAAACCTCGGTTGGATGAAGTGAGGTGCATTCGAGCTGATTTGACTGACAGATGTGAAACTTACCGCCCAGTTCTTAATGCGATTACAAAATTTCTAAATATTCCTTTCCAAGTTTGGACTACAAGACCCCATCATCGGGGAATGATGGGGAAAGGGGTTTCTGCTGGTACATTTTTCTGCTCTAGCGACTCCAACGTTGGAAAGGATGTGCATATTGGATGCTTGAAGAATTTGAATCCGAAGCTACCTGGAATGCCAAATCTTGATCAAATTCATTCGCTTATCCATCATTATGGACCCACCGTATTTTTTCATCCAGAAGAGATTTACTTGCCATCTTCTGTttcatggtttttcaaaagtggAGCGCTTTTGTACAAAACTGGCATGTCGGATGGTGAGGCTATTGATGGTAGTGGCTCAAATTTGCCTGGCGGGGGATCAAATGATGGGGGGTTTTGGATTGACTTGCCGACTGGTGAACGAAGAGAGATAATAAAACGCGGAAACTTGGAAAGTGCAGAACTTTATGTTCATGTGAAACCAGCTCTTGGTGGGACTTTCACTGACATTGCAATGTGGGTGTTTTGTCCCTTCAATGGACCAGCCACTCTCAAAGTTGGGCCTCTGGACTTCTCTCTGAGCAAGATCGGACAGCATGTCGGTGACTGGGAGCATTTCACACTCCGCATCTGCAACTTTTCTGGAGAGCTCCAGAGCATATACTTCTCGGAGCACAGCGGTGGCAAATGGGTGGATGCATATGATTTGGAGTACACAGACGGGAACAAAGCCATTGTCTACTCATCCAAAAATGGACATGCGAGCTATCCTTATCCCGGGACTTACCTTCAGGGGTCAGACAAGCTAGGCATCGGAATAAGGAACGATGCTGCTCGCAGCAACTTATCTGTGGATTCAAGCATTCGGTATGTGATTGTTGCAGCCGAGTATCTTGGAGACGGGGTTGTGAGTGAGCCGGATTGGCTGCAGTTTATGAGAGAGTGGGGTCCAACAATAGTGTACAATTCAAGAACTGATCTTGATAAGGTTATCAATGTCTTGCCTGTGGTGTTTAAGCACAGATTGGAGAACATATTTAATAAGCTTCCAGTTGAGCTTTATGGGGAGGAAGGTCCTACTGGACCAAAGGAGAAGAACAATTGGGTGGGAGATGAGAGAAGCTAG
- the LOC137726494 gene encoding uncharacterized protein yields MLSRRLVSFLNRSSSAPHFSSLAAKTVDEGKSSSFRRKAVSFILITTTGGVALSALNDLVIYQSCSSKAMEKASKNPAIIEAIGEPIAKGPWYNASLAVAHKRHSVACTFPVFGPRGVGVLEVKAVRKGDNTWLSYLIPRDWDILIMDALVHIPENEEKQQTVRIGIADSAPGLACTACTGCPTQVSASPKN; encoded by the exons ATGCTGTCGAGGAGGTTGGTTTCGTTCCTCAATAGGAGCTCCTCAGCGCCACACTTTTCCAG TTTGGCGGCGAAGACAGTGGACGAAGGGAAGAGCTCGTCTTTCCGTCGAAAGGCGGTGTCTTTTATTCTGATTACCACTACCGGCGGTGTTGCCTTAAGTGCTCTTAATGATCTTGTGATTTATCAAAGCTGCAGCAG CAAGGCCATGGAGAAAGCCAGTAAGAACCCTGCAATCATAGAGGCTATAGGGGAACCTATTGCAAAGGGCCCATGGTACAATGCTTCACTTGCAGTAGCTCATAAGCGGCATTCTGTAGCTTGTACGTTTCCTGTGTTTGGACCACGAGGCGTGGGAGTCTTGGAGGTGAAGGCTGTACGTAAAGGAG ATAACACCTGGCTTTCGTATCTCATCCCTCGCGATTGGGACATCCTAATCATGGATGCCCTCGTCCATATTCCTGAAAACGAAGAGAAGCAGCAAACAGTGCGAATTGGTATTGCCGACAGTGCCCCCGGTCTTGCTTGTACGGCATGCACTGGTTGTCCCACTCAAGTATCGGCGAGTCCGAAGAACTGA
- the LOC137726239 gene encoding auxin-responsive protein IAA11-like isoform X2, with amino-acid sequence MESGGSASGSLTKSTLSREENFAMSSEDSSNPEESGLELCLGLSLGGGGGKGQQGQRGQVARILTAKDFPSVGFSSSSASKSSSSTSSLSSANVAAGTKRSADSVAAANGGSQVVGWPPIRAYRMNSLVHQAKSSSAEGSNSVNERSECKTGAAKVNNGGHKTNGNAKEIGQQRGSLFVKVNMDGSPIGRKVNLNAHSSYEALAQKLEDMFHGPSTHGSGGQEMEGETRPSKLLDGSFEFALTYEDKDGDWMLVGDVPWEMFLGTVKRLRIMRTSEDNGFAPLLQEKNVRQRCKPI; translated from the exons ATGGAGAGTGGAGGTTCTGCAAGTGGGTCGTTAACTAAGTCAACGCTGTCCAGGGAGGAGAATTTTGCCATGTCTTCTGAGGACTCTTCTAACCCTGAGGAGTCTGGGCTCGAGCTCTGTCTTGGGCTGAgccttggtggtggtggtggtaaggGTCAGCAAGGGCAAAGGGGTCAAGTTGCTAGGATCTTGACCGCTAAGGATTTTCCTTCTGTGGGTTTTTCTTCTTCGTCGGCTTCCAAGTCGTCGTCTTCTACTTCTTCGTTGAGCAGTGCTAATGTTGCGGCTGGAACCAAGAGAAGTGCTGATTCTGTGGCTGCTGCTAATGGTGGCAG TCAGGTTGTGGGATGGCCTCCTATCAGAGCTTATAGAATGAACAGTTTGGTTCACCAAGCGAAATCTTCATCTGCCGAAGGATCTAACTCAGTAAATGAGAGAAGCGAGTGCAAGACTGGTGCGGCGAAGGTTAACAATGGAGGTCACAAGACCAAtggaaatgctaaggagatagGGCAGCAGAGGGGTTCCCTGTTTGTGAAGGTGAATATGGACGGGAGTCCTATTGGGCGAAAGGTTAATCTAAATGCACATAGTTCGTATGAAGCCCTAGCACAAAAATTGGAGGATATGTTCCATGGGCCCTCGACACATG GTTCAGGTGGTCAGGAGATGGAAGGAGAAACTAGACCCTCAAAGTTGCTGGATGGATCGTTTGAGTTTGCGCTCACTTATGAAGATAAAGATGGAGACTGGATGCTTGTGGGAGACGTTCCTTGGga GATGTTTCTTGGTACCGTGAAGAGGTTAAGGATTATGAGGACATCTGAAGATAACGGATTCG CTCCGCTGTTACAGGAAAAGAATGTGAGGCAAAGATGTAAGCCAATCTAG
- the LOC137726239 gene encoding auxin-responsive protein IAA11-like isoform X1 → MESGGSASGSLTKSTLSREENFAMSSEDSSNPEESGLELCLGLSLGGGGGKGQQGQRGQVARILTAKDFPSVGFSSSSASKSSSSTSSLSSANVAAGTKRSADSVAAANGGSSQVVGWPPIRAYRMNSLVHQAKSSSAEGSNSVNERSECKTGAAKVNNGGHKTNGNAKEIGQQRGSLFVKVNMDGSPIGRKVNLNAHSSYEALAQKLEDMFHGPSTHGSGGQEMEGETRPSKLLDGSFEFALTYEDKDGDWMLVGDVPWEMFLGTVKRLRIMRTSEDNGFAPLLQEKNVRQRCKPI, encoded by the exons ATGGAGAGTGGAGGTTCTGCAAGTGGGTCGTTAACTAAGTCAACGCTGTCCAGGGAGGAGAATTTTGCCATGTCTTCTGAGGACTCTTCTAACCCTGAGGAGTCTGGGCTCGAGCTCTGTCTTGGGCTGAgccttggtggtggtggtggtaaggGTCAGCAAGGGCAAAGGGGTCAAGTTGCTAGGATCTTGACCGCTAAGGATTTTCCTTCTGTGGGTTTTTCTTCTTCGTCGGCTTCCAAGTCGTCGTCTTCTACTTCTTCGTTGAGCAGTGCTAATGTTGCGGCTGGAACCAAGAGAAGTGCTGATTCTGTGGCTGCTGCTAATGGTGGCAG CAGTCAGGTTGTGGGATGGCCTCCTATCAGAGCTTATAGAATGAACAGTTTGGTTCACCAAGCGAAATCTTCATCTGCCGAAGGATCTAACTCAGTAAATGAGAGAAGCGAGTGCAAGACTGGTGCGGCGAAGGTTAACAATGGAGGTCACAAGACCAAtggaaatgctaaggagatagGGCAGCAGAGGGGTTCCCTGTTTGTGAAGGTGAATATGGACGGGAGTCCTATTGGGCGAAAGGTTAATCTAAATGCACATAGTTCGTATGAAGCCCTAGCACAAAAATTGGAGGATATGTTCCATGGGCCCTCGACACATG GTTCAGGTGGTCAGGAGATGGAAGGAGAAACTAGACCCTCAAAGTTGCTGGATGGATCGTTTGAGTTTGCGCTCACTTATGAAGATAAAGATGGAGACTGGATGCTTGTGGGAGACGTTCCTTGGga GATGTTTCTTGGTACCGTGAAGAGGTTAAGGATTATGAGGACATCTGAAGATAACGGATTCG CTCCGCTGTTACAGGAAAAGAATGTGAGGCAAAGATGTAAGCCAATCTAG
- the LOC137723296 gene encoding MDIS1-interacting receptor like kinase 1-like: MQLSKTQLLIFLFLCCSSFGIAAVANDEVSALLSMKVGLVDPLNSLKDWNLPENGAHCNWTGVWCNTEGHVEKLDLSHMNLSGPVSGDIQRLRSLTSLNLCCSGFSSSLPKSISNLTALKTFDVSQNSLVGEFPWGFGRAGGLTELNASSNNFSGFLPEDLGNATMLETLDLRGNFFGGLIPKSFKNLQKLKFLGLSGNNLTAEIPAELGELSSLEAMILGYNEFEGGIPMEFGNLTNLKYLDLALGNLSGEIPAELGRLQFLETLFLYKNNFEGKIPAEIGAISSLKLLDLSDNMLSGEIPAEIGELKNLQLLNVMCNQLSGSVPFGIGSLSQLSVLELWNNSFSGPLPSDLGKNAPLQWLDISSNSFSGELPSTLCNKSNLTKLILFNNAFTGPIPASLSTCLSLVRVRMQNNFLSGTIPVGLGKLERLQRLELANNNLTGAIPDDLSSSTSLSFIDVSRNRLHSSLPSTILSAPSLQTLMASKNELVGKIPDQFQDSPSLSVLDLSSNHLSGSIPASIASCERLVSLNLRNNQLTGDIPKSIAMMPTLSILDLSNNSLTGGIPENFGISPALETLNVSFNKLEGPVPENGVLRRINPSDFVGNAGLCGSILPPCMRNPVLASRHRNVHTRNIVSGWVIGISSVLAVGLALFSARTLYKRWYSNGSCFGDSFEVGNGEWPWRLMAFQRLGFTSTDILACVKESNVIGMGATGVVYKAEISRSNTVVAVKKLWRPAIDIETGSSDDLVGEVNLLGRLRHRNIVRLLGFLNNDTNLMIIYEFMPNGSLGETLHGKQAGRLLVDWVSRYNIAVGVAQGLSYLHHDCHPPVIHRDIKSNNILLDANLDARIADFGLARMMVRKNETVSMVAGSYGYIAPEYGYTLKVDEKIDIYSYGVVLLELLTGKRPLDPEFGESVDVVEWIRRKIKDNKSLEAALDPSVGNCKHVQEEMLLVLRIALLCTAKLPKDRPSMRDVITMLGEAKPRRKSSSNNNDAYAAANKGQPVFSTSPVHGLL, from the exons ATGCAGTTGAGCAAAACCCAACTGCTGATCTTCTTATTTTTGTGCTGTTCTTCATTTGGCATTGCAGCTGTGGCCAATGACGAAGTTTCTGCACTGCTTTCGATGAAAGTGGGCCTCGTTGATCCACTAAACAGCCTCAAAGACTGGAACTTACCGGAAAATGGAGCTCACTGCAATTGGACAGGCGTATGGTGCAACACTGAGGGGCATGTAGAGAAGCTTGATCTCTCCCACATGAACCTCAGCGGCCCGGTATCCGGAGACATCCAACGTCTCCGAAGCCTCACTTCTCTCAACCTCTGCTGCAGTGGCTTCTCCTCATCACTGCCAAAATCCATCTCAAATCTCACAGCATTGAAAACTTTTGATGTGAGTCAAAACTCACTTGTTGGTGAGTTTCCATGGGGATTCGGAAGAGCTGGAGGATTGACGGAACTCAACGCTTCGAGTAACAATTTTTCGGGGTTTCTTCCTGAGGATCTCGGCAATGCCACAATGCTGGAGACTCTGGATCTCAGAGGGAACTTTTTCGGGGGCTTGATTCCAAAGTCATTCAAGAACTTGCAGAAGCTCAAGTTTCTTGGGCTTTCCGGCAACAATCTCACCGCGGAAATCCCCGCGGAGCTTGGAGAGCTGTCCTCATTGGAAGCTATGATCCTTGGGTACAATGAGTTTGAAGGTGGGATTCCAATGGAGTTTGGGAATCTTACCAACCTCAAGTATCTTGATTTGGCACTTGGGAATCTTAGTGGTGAGATTCCAGCTGAGCTGGGGAGGCTTCAGTTTCTTGAGACTCTGTTCTTGTACAAGAACAATTTTGAAGGCAAAATTCCAGCTGAAATTGGCGCCATTTCTTCGTTGAAATTGCTGGATCTCTCTGATAATATGTTATCGGGGGAAATCCCAGCTGAGATTGGGGAGCTGAAGAATTTGCAGCTTTTGAATGTGATGTGTAATCAGCTGTCAGGTTCAGTTCCATTCGGAATTGGAAGTTTGAGTCAGTTAAGTGTTCTTGAGCTATGGAACAATTCGTTTTCAGGTCCTTTGCCTAGTGATCTTGGCAAAAATGCCCCATTGCAGTGGTTGGACATCTCATCCAACTCATTTTCCGGTGAGCTTCCATCCACATTGTGCAACAAGAGCAACCTAACCAAGCTCATCCTCTTCAACAATGCCTTTACAGGTCCAATTCCGGCGAGCCTATCCACGTGCCTTTCGCTTGTTCGTGTTCGAATGCAGAACAATTTTCTTTCCGGAACAATCCCAGTTGGGCTTGGCAAGCTTGAGAGGCTTCAGAGGTTAGAATTAGCAAACAACAATCTCACTGGTGCAATCCCAGATGATctttcctcttctacttcactCTCTTTCATTGATGTCTCTCGAAACCGCCTCCATTCTTCTCTGCCTTCCACCATTCTCTCTGCTCCAAGCTTGCAAACCCTGATGGCCTCGAAAAATGAATTGGTCGGCAAAATCCCGGATCAATTCCAGGACAGCCCTTCACTTTCAGTGCTTGATCTCTCATCAAACCATCTCTCAGGAAGCATCCCAGCAAGCATTGCTTCATGTGAGAGATTGGTAAGCTTGAATCTGAGGAACAACCAATTGACCGGAGACATCCCAAAATCAATTGCCATGATGCCGACATTGTCCATTCTTGATCTGTCCAACAACTCTCTCACTGGTGGCATACCCGAAAATTTCGGAATCTCACCAGCCTTGGAGACGCTCAATGTCTCATTCAACAAGCTAGAGGGTCCTGTCCCAGAAAATGGTGTGCTGAGAAGAATAAACCCGAGTGATTTTGTGGGCAATGCCGGACTCTGTGGCAGTATCCTCCCTCCGTGCATGCGAAATCCAGTGTTGGCATCGAGGCATAGGAATGTGCACACAAGGAACATTGTTTCAGGATGGGTGATTGGGATCTCATCAGTTTTAGCAGTTGGACTCGCACTTTTCAGTGCTCGAACTCTATACAAGAGGTGGTACTCGAATGGGAGTTGCTTCGGAGACAGTTTCGAAGTTGGCAATGGAGAGTGGCCATGGAGGCTGATGGCATTCCAGAGGCTTGGTTTCACAAGTACTGACATCCTGGCTTGTGTGAAGGAGTCAAATGTGATCGGAATGGGAGCCACCGGGGTTGTGTACAAGGCAGAGATATCAAGATCAAACACAGTTGTGGCAGTTAAAAAATTGTGGAGACCGGCAATAGACATCGAAACAGGAAGCAGTGACGATCTAGTTGGGGAAGTGAATCTGTTGGGAAGGCTAAGGCATCGAAACATAGTTCGATTGTTGGGATTTCTGAACAATGATACGAATTTGATGATCATATATGAGTTTATGCCCAATGGCAGCTTAGGAGAAACCTTGCATGGCAAGCAAGCAGGGAGATTGCTTGTAGATTGGGTTTCACGGTACAACATAGCAGTTGGAGTTGCACAAGGTCTTTCCTATCTCCACCATGATTGTCACCCACCAGTCATCCATAGAGACATCAAGTCCAATAACATATTGCTTGATGCAAACCTCGACGCAAGGATTGCGGATTTCGGGTTGGCACGGATGATGGTTCGGAAAAACGAGACAGTGTCAATGGTGGCTGGATCATACGGTTACATAGCCCCTG AATATGGATACACATTGAAGGTTGACGAAAAGATCGACATCTACAGCTACGGCGTGGTTCTATTGGAGCTTCTAACAGGAAAGAGGCCATTAGACCCCGAATTTGGTGAATCAGTAGACGTCGTGGAATGGATTCGGAGGAAGATTAAGGACAACAAAAGTTTAGAAGCAGCATTAGACCCCAGTGTAGGAAACTGCAAGCATGTTCAAGAAGAGATGCTTTTAGTCCTTAGAATAGCATTGCTTTGCACTGCCAAGCTTCCCAAGGACAGGCCTTCCATGAGGGATGTCATAACAATGCTCGGAGAGGCGAAGCCCCGGCGAAaaagcagcagcaacaacaacgATGCATATGCAGCAGCTAACAAAGGCCAGCCTGTGTTTAGCACCTCACCTGTACATGGCCTTCTCTAG